gtactgtaatacatgctactgtgtgactgtacttgtactctaacattctatctaataaatatattcatcatcatcatcacaacggaagtcgctgcggcttcttctactatttccggttcATTTGGTTAAAAAAATGGCAGGAAGGAGGGTCTCCCCTGCGCCCGAACGAGTTTGGAGGAGGAAGGCGGTCGATTCCGGCAGGACCGGGATGGTGGGAGGATAACGCTGGATCTCCACCGAAACTACCTGTAAGTTCTGATCGAAGTCTTCTCGCTACTATTCAGATTCATTAGATTCAAAGTCAGCATGTTTACACTTAACAGTTAACTCTAAGATAGACGGCGGCgcatgctgtatgcgcaggccaacatgctgaagaagaaatttagtttttgctctgaagcggtcaaagtcaccttCTTCAGggcgtacaatgactgcatgcggatacttctcaggaagcccaggtggtccagcgccagtgagatgttctgtggtgtcggggttaacgcacttaatgctcagctgagatacctgtcatacaggtttatatgtcggctgcatgactcagggaatgacgtCATCAGAACACTGGCTCAGCCACTGGCTCTTcttctaagaggagcatttcaaaaaagtccttgcgggcttgtttccgttgaaagtccttcgtacataaatcatccacaattaacaatacaaataaaaataaaaccaatattaaattacacaattgatgcaacacTGGCTCAgccagtgttctgatgatgttgtgaagtttaactcaggtatttggtgtcattggtacctgatgttattataggattactgtgtttactgtgtaaacgttgtaaatgttgtaaatgttatgtgtgctttttaattggaccattgtgtctgcaataaagaataaagatttaaagATTTATATTCTTTAATGTGACACACTGGAGTTATTTAACGCTGCTcgtcgtgtttgtgtttctattgCTTCGTTCTGCTCTGTGTTTTTACTTGTATTTGTTCCCTTGCTTCTTTATGTTGCAGATTTTCCAGCTTGACTTCTTTGAACGCAGCTGGAATGTCGGGCAGGATGGCCGTGAGTCTGGACATTACGGTGCAGCGCCTCAGTAAGCGCGTCACCTACGTCAGTGCGCCGTCGTCTGTCGTCATGGAGCGTCAGCCCCAACCCTCCGGGGAACGCAAGCCCCTGACGCTGCTTCTGCCGTGGTTGGGTTCGCGTCCCCAAGCTGTGGAGAAATATTGTGACATTTACCTCCGTGCCGACTGCGATGTGCTTGTGGTGGAGAGTGATGTAAGAGCGCTTCAAATAATTGATCCTTGTGCTTGTTAAGGTTGTAATACAGCAGAATACAAAAGAAATGTCAGCTATACATTGATATTTTTTGCTTTCCACTAGTGTAGTTAATGCCATCAGTATCACTCCGACATGCTATGTGTCCATGCAGTGACGTGAGTGTATGACTCAATGCATGCTTTCAGGAACGTACGCAATAAAGCGTTGACTTAACCCCTGATCAGGGATCAGGTGGTTTCAGGTTCGCTCCTTCAGGATCTGTTTATGTTCCCATAAACAAGGAGGTGCGGTTTGACTGTTCTGAAACAAAGTTTCAAACAACAAACGTTTTATCCACTCACCAAAATGTGTGTTAAGAAAATGCATCGACGCTGTCGATGCATTTTTGCCACGGCAAATCAACCTTCCAGTCAATTGCATGCTTGATTCTGACATAATGCagcataattaaaaaaacaattttgtgtttgtttgcttactTTTCTAAAGGTGCGACACTTCCTGTGGCCTCGCTCGGGAGTCGATGAAGGACTGCGGTTGCTGGAGTTGCTTCAGAGCGACCGCTTCGTCTCCCGTCCTCTGCTGGTCCATGCCTTCTCCATCGGCGGCTTTACGTATACCCAGCTGCTGCTACAAATGTCCCAGGACCAACAGAAATATCAGGCGCTCACGCAGAGGATTAAAGGCCAAATATACGACAGCTTGGTGATCGGCTCTGTGGAACTGATGGCCACAGGTGACTATTTTCATTTGAGatatttcttcatttctttttgatGCATAATTACACTTCAACGGCTAAAACGTTTATCGATTTGGACTAAGTGTTCTCTCCGCTTAGGTCTCGGGAAGAGTGTGTATCCAGGGTGGGAGAAGCTGATCAAAAACGCCGCTCTAACTTACTTCAGCGTGTTCAGGCGCCACACAACAGACTACTTTGACGTGTGCATCGATGCATTTCGAAACAGTCCCGTTAGAGCTCCGGCGCTGTTCTTCTATTGCGAGAACGATGTTATAAGCGACTATCTAGCTGTCGAGGAAATGATGGCTCATTTGCGGACGCGTGGGATAGAAGTGACGGGAAAGAAGTGGGAAGATTCGACCCACGCAGGTCACCTGAAGAGGCACCAGCAAGAGTATTTGACCAGCGTGAACGCATTCCTCCAGTCTCTCCGCCTTGTGCCGCTAAAGGCCAGGATGTAAGATGTTGTTATTTCTAGGGTGTCAAATTGTCGCTTTActtgcgattaattaattacagtcctatttagcggacttaatataatttttaaattctaactttactgtttctgtatttacct
The sequence above is drawn from the Brachionichthys hirsutus isolate HB-005 chromosome 5, CSIRO-AGI_Bhir_v1, whole genome shotgun sequence genome and encodes:
- the si:dkey-5i3.5 gene encoding transmembrane protein 53-A; its protein translation is MAVSLDITVQRLSKRVTYVSAPSSVVMERQPQPSGERKPLTLLLPWLGSRPQAVEKYCDIYLRADCDVLVVESDVRHFLWPRSGVDEGLRLLELLQSDRFVSRPLLVHAFSIGGFTYTQLLLQMSQDQQKYQALTQRIKGQIYDSLVIGSVELMATGLGKSVYPGWEKLIKNAALTYFSVFRRHTTDYFDVCIDAFRNSPVRAPALFFYCENDVISDYLAVEEMMAHLRTRGIEVTGKKWEDSTHAGHLKRHQQEYLTSVNAFLQSLRLVPLKARM